One window of the Benincasa hispida cultivar B227 chromosome 3, ASM972705v1, whole genome shotgun sequence genome contains the following:
- the LOC120073592 gene encoding ATP synthase subunit alpha, chloroplastic-like produces the protein MVTIRAYEISNIIRERIEQYNREVKIVNTGTVLQVGDDLARIYDINEVMADELVEFEEGTIGIALNLESNNVVVVLMGDGFLIQEGSSVKATGRIAQIPVSEAYLGRVINALAKPIDGRGEISSSDSRLIESPAPGIISRRSVYEPLQTGLISIDSMIPIKRGQ, from the coding sequence ATGGTAACCATTCGAGCATATGAAATTAGTAATATTATCCGTGAACGTATTGAGCAATATAATAGAGAAGTCAAAATTGTAAATACAGGCACTGTACTTCAAGTGGGCGACGACCTtgctcgtatttatgatattaATGAAGTAATGGCAGATGAATTAGTAGAATTTGAAGAGGGTACTATAGGTATAGCTCTAAATTTAGAATCAAATAATGTTGTTGTTGTATTAATGGGTGATGGTTTCTTGATACAGGAGGGAAGTTCTGTAAAAGCAACGGGAAGAATTGCTCAGATACCAGTAAGCGAGGCTTATTTAGGTCGTGTTATAAATGCCCTGGCTAAACCTATTGATGGCCGAGGTGAAATTTCATCTTCTGACTCTCGGTTAATTGAATCCCCCGCTCCTGGTATTATTTCGAGACGTTCCGTATACGAGCCTCTTCAAACAGGACTTATTTCTATTGATTCGATGATTCCTATCAAACGTGGTCAGTGA